The Parabacteroides sp. AD58 genome includes a window with the following:
- a CDS encoding RagB/SusD family nutrient uptake outer membrane protein, which translates to MKNIIVPFVSACLFLSACSMDEVPQASVDKETVFSNEKGLETYSYSFYDMLPSVTNGYNQDAMCDYGAVTNYDDFIRAGAYSPEVSTGWDWTDLRNINYFIENCTNEAVEESVRNNYIGLARFFRAYFYYEKVVRFGDVPWIDRTLTVDDELLYAPRDSRTVVMDHVLEDLDFACEHITRTSDETGSLVTKWVAYALKSRICLFEGTFRKYHTELGLTDTADKWLQEAANAAETVMNESGYSIYTGAGEDASFRTLFISNSPVTSEVMLASVADEGLGVLGSANWWWTSGTYGSRFSMIRSFINLFLMTDGTPFTDKPNHEQIEFYDECQNRDKRLAQTIRTPGYMRDGKPAAPNFNGYSYTGYQPIKYTLDDSYYDAGALNTNAIPLFRYAEVLLNYAEAKAEMGTLTDADWANTIGVLRARAGITGGLNAKPTKVDKYIQETYFPEISDPTILEVRRERSIELALEGFRFTDLLRWKRGDLMTMRWTGIYVPKLNVQMDLDHDGTTDVIFYKGETPTGLPSSCTPIAVDGGDVTRQGLTGSNSGNLTWYDNDPSRVWYEDGRQYYYPIPKSAINLNGNLKQNPGWE; encoded by the coding sequence ATGAAAAATATTATAGTACCTTTTGTTTCCGCCTGTTTGTTCCTTTCTGCTTGTTCCATGGATGAAGTTCCACAGGCGTCAGTTGATAAAGAAACGGTATTCAGCAATGAGAAAGGTCTGGAAACATATTCCTATTCTTTCTACGACATGCTGCCATCTGTAACCAACGGTTATAACCAGGATGCCATGTGTGACTATGGAGCTGTAACCAATTATGACGACTTTATCCGTGCCGGAGCCTATTCTCCGGAAGTCAGTACAGGCTGGGACTGGACAGATCTTCGCAACATCAATTATTTCATTGAGAACTGTACAAATGAAGCAGTAGAAGAATCCGTCCGTAACAATTACATCGGCTTAGCCCGTTTCTTCCGAGCTTACTTCTATTATGAGAAAGTCGTTCGTTTCGGAGATGTGCCCTGGATTGACCGGACTTTGACCGTCGACGACGAATTACTTTACGCGCCACGTGATTCACGTACCGTTGTCATGGATCATGTCTTGGAAGACCTGGATTTTGCCTGCGAACATATTACACGGACCAGCGATGAAACAGGTTCACTTGTTACCAAATGGGTTGCCTATGCACTCAAATCCAGAATCTGTCTGTTTGAAGGAACTTTCCGTAAATACCATACTGAATTAGGATTGACCGATACAGCAGACAAATGGCTACAGGAAGCAGCGAATGCAGCCGAAACCGTCATGAATGAAAGTGGATATTCTATTTATACTGGAGCTGGTGAAGACGCCTCATTCCGTACTTTGTTTATCAGTAATTCTCCGGTTACTTCCGAAGTCATGCTGGCAAGTGTTGCCGACGAAGGATTAGGAGTCTTGGGTTCAGCCAACTGGTGGTGGACTTCCGGTACATACGGTTCACGTTTCAGCATGATCCGCTCCTTTATCAATCTGTTTCTGATGACAGATGGTACACCATTTACCGATAAGCCCAATCACGAACAAATCGAGTTCTACGATGAATGTCAGAACCGTGATAAACGTCTGGCTCAAACGATCCGTACGCCGGGTTATATGCGTGACGGAAAACCGGCTGCACCGAATTTCAACGGATATTCTTACACCGGTTACCAGCCAATCAAATATACGTTGGATGATTCATACTACGATGCCGGAGCACTGAACACCAACGCCATTCCGCTGTTCCGCTATGCTGAAGTATTATTAAATTATGCCGAGGCAAAAGCTGAAATGGGAACACTGACTGATGCCGACTGGGCCAATACGATTGGTGTATTACGGGCACGTGCCGGAATCACAGGTGGACTAAATGCAAAACCGACGAAAGTCGACAAATACATCCAGGAAACCTATTTCCCGGAAATATCTGATCCAACCATTCTGGAAGTTCGACGTGAACGCTCTATTGAGTTAGCCTTGGAAGGCTTCCGCTTTACGGATTTACTGCGCTGGAAACGTGGAGATCTGATGACGATGCGATGGACCGGAATTTATGTTCCGAAGTTGAATGTACAAATGGACCTGGATCATGACGGGACAACTGATGTGATCTTCTATAAAGGAGAAACACCAACCGGACTGCCATCATCTTGTACGCCGATTGCAGTTGATGGAGGAGACGTAACACGTCAAGGCCTCACAGGTAGCAATTCTGGTAATCTGACATGGTACGACAACGACCCTTCACGAGTTTGGTATGAAGACGGACGCCAATATTATTATCCGATACCAAAATCGGCTATTAACTTAAATGGAAATCTGAAACAAAACCCAGGTTGGGAATAA
- the pyk gene encoding pyruvate kinase, producing MLKHTKIVATVSDQRCDVEFIDALYKAGMNVVRLNTAHMDEEGLSRVVNNVRAVSNRIGILMDTKGPEVRTTPTENNVSIPFVTGDLVKISGDPNGVTTHEHIYVSYPRFVHDLSVGSTILIDDGDLELKVIEKHEDYLLCEAQNEATMGNRKSVNVPGVRINLPSLTDKDRKNILWAIQNDLDFIAHSFVRSKQDVLDIQHILDEYNSPIKIIAKIENQEGVDNIDEILEAAYGIMIARGDLGIEVAAEKIPGIQRILIRKCVEVKKPVIVATQMLHSMINNPRPTRAEVTDIANAIYYRTDALMLSGETAYGKYPVEAVQTMTKVAREAEKTKLAANDIRVPIEGNDLDVTSFLAKQAVKSSSKLNVKAIITDSHTGRTARYLAAFRGPATVFAICYRERVMRMLSLSYGVWAVHQPWNDSRRGYFYDALYQLIKSGRITRDNMVAYLSGSFGEGGGTTFLEINNVGRVLDASSSYTLPTFQE from the coding sequence ATGTTAAAGCATACAAAGATTGTTGCTACTGTTTCAGACCAGCGGTGTGATGTCGAATTTATCGACGCCCTGTATAAGGCCGGCATGAATGTTGTCCGCCTGAATACAGCACACATGGATGAAGAAGGTTTATCGCGTGTTGTTAATAATGTTCGTGCCGTTTCTAACCGGATCGGAATTCTGATGGATACAAAAGGTCCGGAAGTAAGAACGACTCCTACTGAAAATAATGTTTCCATACCTTTTGTAACTGGTGATCTGGTAAAGATCTCCGGAGATCCCAATGGAGTGACTACGCATGAACATATCTATGTTTCTTATCCCCGTTTTGTGCATGACCTGTCTGTCGGCAGTACGATCCTGATCGATGACGGCGACCTGGAATTAAAGGTTATCGAAAAGCATGAAGATTATCTGCTTTGCGAAGCGCAAAACGAAGCCACTATGGGAAACCGCAAAAGTGTCAATGTACCGGGTGTTCGTATCAATCTGCCTTCACTGACTGACAAAGACAGAAAAAATATCTTATGGGCTATCCAGAACGACTTAGACTTCATCGCCCACTCTTTTGTCCGGAGCAAACAAGACGTATTGGACATCCAGCATATTCTGGACGAATACAATAGTCCGATCAAGATCATTGCCAAGATAGAAAACCAGGAAGGAGTAGATAATATTGATGAAATCCTGGAAGCTGCCTATGGTATCATGATTGCCCGTGGAGATTTGGGCATCGAAGTAGCAGCCGAGAAAATCCCGGGTATTCAGCGCATTCTGATCCGTAAATGTGTAGAAGTCAAGAAGCCGGTAATAGTTGCCACCCAGATGCTGCATTCTATGATCAATAATCCGCGTCCGACCCGTGCTGAAGTAACGGATATCGCCAATGCCATTTATTATCGGACAGACGCACTGATGCTGAGTGGAGAAACAGCCTACGGTAAATATCCGGTAGAAGCCGTTCAGACTATGACGAAAGTTGCCCGCGAAGCTGAGAAAACCAAATTGGCAGCCAACGACATTCGCGTGCCTATTGAAGGGAATGACTTGGATGTCACTTCTTTCTTGGCTAAACAGGCTGTTAAATCATCCTCAAAGCTGAATGTTAAGGCAATTATCACCGACAGCCATACCGGACGTACAGCTCGCTATCTGGCAGCATTCCGCGGTCCGGCTACCGTATTTGCCATCTGTTACCGTGAAAGAGTAATGCGCATGCTGTCTCTTTCGTATGGTGTTTGGGCCGTTCATCAGCCGTGGAACGACAGCCGTCGGGGTTATTTCTACGATGCCCTGTATCAGCTGATCAAGAGCGGACGTATCACCCGCGACAATATGGTTGCCTACCTGAGCGGAAGCTTTGGAGAAGGTGGTGGAACAACCTTCCTCGAAATCAATAATGTTGGCAGGGTTCTGGATGCAAGCAGCAGCTATACATTGCCTACATTCCAAGAATAA
- a CDS encoding SusC/RagA family TonB-linked outer membrane protein, which produces MELSSKMVRLTGLLCVASTLQGIPSLFASVPNMIPSIAQQSDVYMLTGTVIDEAGVPVIGANIIEKGTTNGAVTDFDGNFSIQISKHSTLVVSYIGYSDQEIAVNGAQTLRIVLKEDSQSLDELVVVGYGTQKKVNLTGAVEQVTSEVFDNRSVPNVTQALQGSIPNLNIQITDGKPTRTASYNVRGTTSIGQGGDALVLIDGVEGDPSTLNPNDIASVSVLKDAASAAIYGARGTFGVVLITTKEPNKDKTSITYSGNFSMQQPTTVPDFVTDGYEYASHFYEAYHAWNNYSADPKNINKTQEFSLSWLENFRQRKEQGITQEWEIDPTGKYIYYGNEDYYDALYKKHTFAQDHNLSVSGNNGKLNYYVSGRFYGYDGLFKHNTDEYKTMNLRAKGSIQVFDWLKIENNMEFSNMDYHNPINVGEGGSIWRNIADEGHPSSPIFNPDGSLTFSAAYTIGDFIYGKNGLDTNNRVLRNTTGFTASFLENKLHVRGDFTFRNTDYGQTQRRVPVPYSTYDGEIRELSTQYNDIQEYKTRTNYIATNIYADYENTFNEAHYFKGMIGYNYEQSTYDGLKVLRNGLLLEDSENINMALGDAITTSGEYNRWRIAGGFFRLNYGYKDRYLVEVNGRYDGSSKFPTNQQWAFFPSISGGWRLSEEEFWNVKPEILSDVKIRASYGSLGNGNVDPYSYLELLSINTSGRVLNGLKNKYTSAPAVMPDGLTWETATTTDVGADFGSLNGRLRFSGDYYIRKTTDMYTVGETLPDVFGASSPKGNYADMTTRGWEITLTWRDQFQLASKPFNYEIRGTLSDYISTIDRYNNKDGKLSDYYAGQRVGEIWGYVTEGLFQSQEEIDNHADQTLIQSSSQHVTYPGDVKIKDLNGDGVIDYGNNTLTDHGDKTIIGNSLPRFSYSLNLSGDWNSFFVSAFFQGVGKQDWYPSSECIFWGQYNRPYNNLPTWHLGNYWTEDNPDAYLPRYAGYNSSLKETTQTRYLQNVAYIRLKNLQFGYTLPQEIVAKAKMQNARIYISAENLWCWSPLYKHTRDLDVTNIYGSDPDLTDGGSGDGQSYPQMQSISLGVSVTF; this is translated from the coding sequence ATGGAGCTTTCAAGTAAAATGGTTCGATTAACCGGACTGCTTTGTGTTGCAAGTACTTTACAGGGAATTCCTTCCTTGTTCGCATCTGTTCCCAACATGATCCCCAGCATTGCCCAGCAAAGCGATGTTTACATGTTGACAGGTACAGTCATTGATGAAGCCGGTGTTCCAGTCATTGGGGCCAACATCATTGAAAAAGGAACGACAAACGGTGCTGTCACTGACTTTGACGGTAATTTCTCTATCCAGATCAGCAAGCATTCAACACTCGTTGTCTCTTATATCGGGTATTCAGACCAGGAAATAGCCGTAAACGGAGCTCAGACACTTCGTATTGTCTTAAAAGAAGATTCACAGTCGTTAGACGAACTGGTTGTTGTAGGTTATGGTACACAGAAAAAAGTAAATTTGACAGGCGCTGTAGAACAGGTCACAAGTGAAGTATTCGACAATCGTTCGGTACCAAACGTAACACAAGCCTTGCAAGGTTCTATCCCTAACTTAAATATTCAGATTACCGATGGTAAGCCGACACGTACGGCCAGTTACAATGTGCGTGGTACTACTTCTATCGGACAAGGTGGCGATGCTTTGGTTTTAATTGATGGCGTAGAAGGCGATCCCTCAACCCTGAATCCCAATGATATTGCCAGTGTATCCGTTTTGAAGGATGCTGCTTCTGCAGCCATTTACGGAGCACGCGGTACCTTTGGTGTCGTTTTGATCACGACCAAAGAGCCGAACAAAGACAAGACTTCGATCACTTATTCAGGCAACTTCTCGATGCAGCAGCCTACAACCGTCCCTGATTTTGTAACAGACGGTTATGAGTATGCCAGCCATTTCTATGAAGCATATCATGCCTGGAACAACTATTCTGCTGACCCGAAGAACATCAACAAGACACAGGAGTTCTCATTGTCATGGCTGGAGAACTTCCGCCAGCGGAAAGAACAAGGCATCACCCAGGAATGGGAAATCGATCCGACCGGTAAATATATTTATTATGGTAACGAAGATTACTATGATGCGCTGTACAAAAAACATACATTTGCACAGGATCATAACCTGTCAGTCAGCGGAAACAACGGAAAACTGAACTACTATGTTTCCGGACGTTTCTACGGTTACGATGGTCTGTTCAAACATAATACCGACGAATATAAAACAATGAACCTGAGAGCCAAAGGTTCTATACAGGTATTCGACTGGTTGAAGATCGAGAACAATATGGAATTCTCGAACATGGACTATCACAACCCGATCAATGTGGGCGAAGGCGGATCAATCTGGCGTAACATTGCCGATGAAGGACACCCGAGTTCTCCGATCTTTAATCCGGATGGTTCGCTTACCTTCTCGGCAGCCTATACAATCGGAGATTTCATCTATGGTAAAAACGGATTGGACACCAACAACCGGGTACTGAGAAATACGACAGGTTTTACAGCCTCATTCCTTGAGAACAAACTGCATGTCCGCGGCGACTTTACCTTCCGCAACACCGATTACGGACAGACGCAACGCCGTGTGCCGGTTCCTTATAGTACATACGACGGTGAAATCCGTGAACTGAGTACACAATACAACGATATACAGGAATACAAGACACGCACCAATTACATTGCGACCAACATCTACGCCGATTATGAAAATACATTCAACGAAGCTCACTACTTCAAAGGCATGATCGGTTATAACTACGAACAATCGACTTATGACGGACTGAAGGTTTTACGAAACGGATTGTTGCTCGAGGATTCCGAAAACATCAACATGGCCTTGGGTGATGCTATCACGACATCAGGTGAATACAACAGATGGCGTATTGCCGGTGGCTTCTTCCGTTTGAACTATGGATACAAAGACCGTTATCTGGTAGAAGTGAACGGCCGTTACGACGGGTCTTCCAAATTCCCGACAAACCAGCAATGGGCTTTCTTCCCGTCAATCTCCGGTGGTTGGCGTTTGTCGGAAGAAGAATTCTGGAATGTAAAACCGGAAATCCTTTCGGATGTCAAGATCCGTGCTTCCTATGGTTCATTGGGAAATGGTAACGTAGATCCGTACAGCTATCTTGAACTCCTCAGCATCAACACTTCCGGACGCGTATTGAACGGGTTGAAAAACAAATATACCAGTGCTCCGGCTGTTATGCCCGACGGACTGACTTGGGAAACAGCCACGACAACGGATGTGGGAGCAGATTTCGGTTCACTGAACGGACGCCTCCGTTTCTCGGGAGACTATTATATCCGTAAGACAACCGACATGTACACCGTGGGAGAAACACTACCGGATGTATTCGGTGCCAGCTCTCCTAAAGGAAACTATGCCGATATGACTACTCGCGGTTGGGAAATAACCCTGACCTGGCGCGACCAGTTCCAGTTGGCCAGCAAGCCTTTCAACTACGAAATCCGTGGTACTTTATCCGACTATATCTCAACCATCGACCGTTACAATAATAAAGACGGAAAACTTTCAGATTACTATGCCGGACAACGCGTAGGTGAAATCTGGGGATATGTAACCGAAGGTTTGTTCCAAAGCCAGGAAGAAATCGACAATCATGCCGACCAGACCCTGATTCAGTCATCTTCACAGCACGTCACTTATCCGGGCGACGTCAAGATCAAAGACTTGAATGGTGATGGTGTCATTGATTATGGAAACAATACTCTGACCGACCATGGTGATAAAACCATTATCGGTAATAGTCTGCCTCGCTTCTCCTACAGCTTGAACCTGAGCGGCGACTGGAACAGCTTCTTCGTCTCAGCCTTCTTCCAAGGTGTCGGAAAACAAGACTGGTATCCGAGTAGCGAATGTATCTTCTGGGGACAATACAACCGTCCGTACAACAACCTGCCGACATGGCACTTAGGAAACTATTGGACAGAAGATAATCCGGATGCTTATCTGCCCCGTTATGCAGGTTATAACTCTTCTCTGAAAGAAACGACGCAGACTCGCTACTTACAGAATGTAGCTTACATCCGACTGAAGAATCTGCAGTTCGGTTATACATTGCCGCAGGAAATTGTAGCAAAAGCCAAGATGCAGAACGCGCGTATCTACATTTCCGCAGAAAACCTCTGGTGCTGGTCACCACTGTATAAGCATACACGAGATCTGGACGTAACGAATATTTACGGTTCCGATCCGGATCTGACCGACGGAGGCAGCGGTGATGGACAAAGCTATCCGCAGATGCAAAGTATTAGTTTAGGTGTTTCTGTAACTTTTTAA
- the xerD gene encoding site-specific tyrosine recombinase XerD, with the protein MPAQEDIYNRYKTYLRLEKALSANTIEAYLTDLDKLVRFVESEDKDIRKITYDDLQQFVAQLHDIGIQARSQARIISGIKSFYKFLLLDGYIESDPTELLEIPKIGMKLPDVLSVQEIDRILDTIDLSTPEGQRNRAMLEVLYSCGLRVSELVGLRISDVYPEEGFIRVEGKGSKQRLVPISQTALREIKNYLYYRGMMVVKKGAEDILFLNRRGAPLTRVMVFYVIKQHAELAGIHKTVSPHTFRHSFATHLLEGGANLRAIQEMLGHESITTTEIYTHIDRESLRKEILEHHPRNRERN; encoded by the coding sequence ATGCCGGCCCAGGAAGATATATATAATCGGTATAAGACGTATTTGCGATTGGAAAAGGCTCTTTCTGCGAATACCATTGAAGCTTATCTGACAGACTTGGACAAGCTGGTCCGTTTTGTGGAATCGGAAGACAAAGACATTCGAAAGATTACTTACGATGACTTGCAGCAGTTCGTGGCACAATTGCATGATATCGGCATTCAGGCTCGTTCGCAGGCCCGGATTATCTCAGGCATCAAGTCGTTCTATAAATTTCTCTTGCTGGATGGTTATATCGAATCAGACCCCACCGAACTGTTGGAAATACCGAAGATCGGCATGAAACTGCCTGATGTCCTTTCAGTGCAGGAGATTGACCGGATATTAGATACCATCGACTTGTCTACTCCCGAAGGTCAGCGGAACCGGGCCATGCTGGAAGTGCTTTACAGTTGCGGACTGCGTGTTTCTGAACTGGTAGGCTTGCGTATCTCTGACGTTTATCCGGAAGAAGGTTTTATCCGCGTAGAAGGAAAGGGCTCCAAACAACGCTTGGTCCCGATCTCGCAAACGGCTTTGCGGGAAATTAAGAATTATCTGTATTATCGCGGTATGATGGTTGTTAAAAAGGGAGCGGAAGATATTCTGTTCCTGAACCGCCGGGGCGCGCCGCTTACCCGCGTGATGGTTTTTTATGTCATCAAGCAACATGCTGAGTTGGCCGGAATACATAAGACGGTCAGTCCGCATACTTTTCGCCATTCTTTTGCCACCCATCTCTTGGAAGGCGGAGCCAATCTGCGTGCCATCCAGGAAATGTTAGGGCATGAAAGTATAACTACGACTGAAATCTATACGCACATCGACCGGGAGTCGCTGCGGAAAGAAATCTTAGAACATCATCCCCGTAACCGGGAAAGGAATTAA
- the aroQ gene encoding type II 3-dehydroquinate dehydratase encodes MKKILIINGPNLNLLGKREPTIYGNNTFEDYLEQLREKYPQCEISYYQSNIEGELINKIHEVGFTYDGIILNAGAYTHTSIALHDAIKAVTTPVIEVHISNVHAREPFRHVSMISAACKGVVIGFGLESYRLALESFIGK; translated from the coding sequence ATGAAGAAAATCTTAATCATCAATGGCCCGAATTTAAATTTGCTGGGAAAGAGAGAACCGACCATATATGGTAATAACACTTTCGAAGATTATTTAGAACAGCTACGAGAAAAATACCCTCAATGCGAAATATCCTATTATCAAAGCAATATCGAAGGGGAATTGATTAACAAGATTCATGAAGTAGGCTTCACTTATGACGGGATCATTTTAAATGCAGGCGCTTATACCCATACATCGATCGCCCTGCACGATGCAATTAAGGCAGTAACGACACCCGTAATAGAAGTCCATATTTCCAATGTACATGCCCGCGAGCCATTCCGCCACGTATCTATGATTTCAGCTGCCTGTAAAGGTGTCGTGATAGGATTTGGCTTGGAATCCTACCGATTGGCATTAGAGTCGTTTATCGGTAAATAA
- a CDS encoding endonuclease/exonuclease/phosphatase family protein, giving the protein MKRIVLYLCAALAWLTTLPAAAAQQAEKSSCTLNVATFNLRMDTPKDGDNAWPNRKEMVKGLIRFHDFDIFGTQEGFKHQLDNILELGNYAYIGAGRDDGKEAGEHSAIFYKKDRFEVLDKGNFWFSETPNVPGKGWDAVCCNRICSWGKFKDKVSGQVFFFFNSHYDHQGKVARRESSLLLLKKIREIAGEKAIVFATGDFNAVPTDEPIVTLAADGLLLDSYTRSETPRYGTEGTFSSFQLDAPMQNRIDYIWVTKQISVKKYAVLNDMQYGHFPSDHFPVMIQAAF; this is encoded by the coding sequence ATGAAAAGAATCGTTTTATATTTATGCGCTGCGCTGGCATGGCTGACTACCTTGCCGGCAGCCGCTGCGCAACAAGCAGAGAAATCATCGTGCACCCTCAATGTCGCTACTTTCAACTTGCGAATGGATACACCGAAAGATGGAGATAACGCATGGCCTAACCGTAAAGAAATGGTCAAAGGTTTAATCCGTTTTCACGACTTCGACATTTTCGGAACACAGGAAGGATTCAAGCATCAATTAGATAATATCCTGGAATTAGGAAATTATGCCTATATCGGAGCCGGACGAGATGACGGAAAAGAAGCCGGTGAACACTCTGCCATCTTTTACAAGAAAGATCGTTTTGAGGTATTGGATAAAGGAAACTTCTGGTTTTCTGAAACACCAAACGTTCCCGGAAAAGGATGGGATGCTGTTTGCTGCAATCGTATCTGTTCTTGGGGGAAATTCAAGGATAAAGTAAGTGGTCAGGTCTTTTTCTTCTTTAATTCTCATTACGATCATCAAGGGAAAGTAGCACGCCGGGAATCTTCCCTCCTGCTGCTAAAGAAAATCCGCGAGATAGCCGGAGAAAAGGCTATTGTCTTTGCTACCGGCGACTTCAATGCCGTTCCGACCGACGAACCGATCGTTACATTGGCTGCCGACGGATTATTACTGGATTCATATACCCGTTCAGAAACGCCCCGATATGGTACAGAAGGCACATTCAGCAGTTTTCAACTGGATGCCCCGATGCAAAACCGGATCGACTATATCTGGGTTACAAAACAAATATCCGTCAAGAAATATGCCGTACTGAACGACATGCAATACGGACATTTCCCGTCTGATCATTTCCCAGTAATGATTCAGGCCGCATTCTAA